The genome window GGTCTGCTCTGATTTGCTCCAGAACCTGAAGAGCGTTGCGTATCTTTTCCTGCACCACCAGCACCTTTCACTGCAGGTTGCTCATCCATGCGCATCGTCAGGGCAATACGTTTACGGTCCAGTTCTACTTCCAGTACCTTCACTTTAACGATATCGCCTGCTTTGACCACTTGATGTGGGTCGGACACAAACTTGTCGGTTAAAGATGAAATATGCACTAAGCCGTCCTGATGCACACCAATATCAACAAAAGCACCAAAGTTGGTGACGTTGGTGACTACACCTTCCAGTAACATACCTGGCTTTAAGTCGGCCATGGTTTCTACGCCGTCTTTAAACACCGCCGTTTTAAACTCAGGGCGTGGGTCACGGCCCGGTTTATCCAGCTCTTTAATCACGTCTTCTACTGTAGGCAAACCAAAATGCTCGTCCACAAAGTCAGCAGGGTACAGACTTTTTAAGAAAGCGCTATTGCCAAGCAATTGCTCTATCGGCTGACCAAATTTCGCCAGAATTTTTTCCACTAAAGGATAAGCTTCAGGGTGAACTGAAGAGGAGTCCAGTGGATCTGAACCTTTATTGATACGCAGGAAACCAGCCGCCTGTTCATAAGCTTTAGGACCTAAACGCGCTACTTTGAGTAAGTCTTTACGTTGCTGGAACCGGCCATGAGTATCACGGTACACCACAATGTTTTGCGCCAGAGTTTTGTTTAAACCCGCGACACGAGACAATAAAGGCACTGAGGCCATATTTAAATCCACACCTACGGCGTTTACACAGTCTTCGACTACAGCGTCCAGAGACTTCGCCAGCAGGCTTTGGTTAACGTCATGCTGATACTGACCCACACCTATAGCTTTAGGCTCAACTTTCACCAGTTCAGCCAGCGGGTCTTGCAAACGGCGGCCTATAGACACAGCGCCACGTAAGGACACATCCAGATCCGGGAATTCCTGTGAAGCCAGTTCTGAAGCCGAGTACACTGAAGCACCTGCTTCTGACACCATGATTTTGCTGATGTTTTGTTCTGGCAGCAGTTTGATTACATCGGCCGCTAACTTGTCGGTTTCGCGCGAAGCCGTACCGTTACCAATAGCGATTAACTCAATTTTATGTTGTTTAGCCAAAGCGGCTAAAGTGCGGACTGACTTATCCCAGTGATTTTGTGGCGCATGCGGGAATATAGTGGTTTGATCCACCAGCTTGCCCGTTTCATCGATAGCCGTCACTTTTACACCAGTACGTAAACCAGGGTCCAGCGCCAGGGTGGCACGCATACCTGCAGGAGCCGCCATCAATAAGTCTTTTAAGTTACGGGCAAACACCTTAATGGCTTCTTCTTCAGCCTGTTCGCGTAGTTCGCCTAATAAATCGTTTTCTAAATGCAGGTGTAACTTCACTTTCCAGGTCCACTGCACAGCGGTACGCAGGAAATCATCGGCAGCGCGGCCTTGCTGGCGCACATCAAAATGATTGGCGATCATTTGCTCACATACAGCATGAGCTGAAGCATCGTCGGCGTCAGGTTGCAATTGCAGATTTAAAATGCCTTCGTTACGGCCACGGAACATAGCCAAAGCTCGGTGTGACGGCACAGTTTTAAAGGATTCTTTGTGTTCAAAATAATCGCGGAACTTAGCGCCTTCCTGCTCTTTGCCTGCCACCATACTGCTTTTGAGCACAGCGTTCTGGCTTAAATGACGACGTAATTTCGCCAGCAAAGCTGCATCTTCAGCAAAACGTTCCATCAGAATGTATTTCACGCCATCCAGCACAGCTTTTGTGTCAGCAAAACCCGCTTCCGCATTGAAGTAGCTGGCAGCTTGTTGTTCAGGCACTAAAGTAGGGTCGTTAAATAAAGCGTCGGCTAAAGGCTCTAAACCTGCTTCAATCGCAATCTGACCTTTGGTGCGGCGTTTGGCTTTGTAAGGTAAATACAAATCTTCTAAACGGGTTTTATTGTCAGCGGCCAATAATTCCTGCTTCAGTTCCGGCGTCAGTTTCCCTTGTTCATCTATGGTTTTGATAATGACCTGACGTCTGTCTTCCAGCTCACGTAAATAAGTTAAGCGTACATCCAGGTTACGCAGCTGGGTATCATCCAGGCCACCTGTCACTTCTTTACGATACCGGGCGATAAAAGGCACAGTAGCGCCTTCATCCATCAGCTGAATAGCTGCAGCAACCTGCTCTGGGCGTGCTGAAATTTCCAGAGCAATTTGTTTAATGATCATAGACATAACTTAAAGCTTCCTTAGCATCTGGCGACCTTACATCAAGTAAAAGCCAGACTGGTTCTTATCAACTGCGGCAATTGTCCACTGTTAAGGCTAAAAAATCCAATAGCAAAACGCTGAAGCGTCCGTACTCTGCACCGAATGGCTAGCTCAACCAGCCCAGCACTTTACGTTTCCACTCTGCATAAGGGGCAAACCGTACAGGTGGTTCAGGCCAGAGCGGACGTTTTAGTACAGACTTCAAATGACTGAACTGCTCAAAACCGGCTTTGCCTGAATACTGGCCCATGCCACTCGGACCCACGCCACCAAAAGGAAGTTCAGACACAGCCATAAACATCAGTACATCGTTAATGCACTGACTGCCACTGCTGATTTGTTCGACCCATTGTTGTTGCTGGGTACTGTTATTACTGAACAAGTACGCAGACAGCGGCTTATCGCGCTTCTGCACAAAACGTACAGCTGCGTCAAAACCACTGATAGAAAGCAGAGGCAGTACAGGTCCAAAAATTTCCTCTGTCATCAGACGGCTATCGAGCGGTGGGTCTAACACCAGAGTAGGGCTAAAATACAGCTGTTCTAAATCCGTTACTCCACCACAAAATACGGCCAAGCCATCAAGATACCCCTGCACCCGTTGTAAATGACGTTGGTTGATCATACGACCATAATCCGGGCTGAGCTTAGGATCGCTGCCATATATCTGGTGTAACTGTGCCTTAATTTCTTCAGCCAGAGCCTGGGCTATATCTTTATGCGCCAGGATATAATCAGGTGCTATACAGGTTTGTCCGGCGTTCAGCCATTTGCCCCAGGCAATACGCTGAGCTGTCAGTTTTAAATCTGCACTGCTGTCGACATAAACCGGGCTTTTGCCGCCCAGCTCTAGGGTGACAGGCGTTAAATGTTCAGCAGCGGCGCGCAATACAATTTTGCCGACCTGGCCATTGCCTGTGTACATAATATGATCAAAAGGCAGCTTCAACAGCTCTGTGGTTTCAGGCACACCGCCTTCTATGACAACCACAGCCTCTTTATCTAAATACAAAGGCAGCAGACGAGCCATAATGGCTGATGTAGCAGGCGCCAATTCAGAGGGTTTCACCACAGCGCAGTTACCTGCTGATAACACAGCAACTAAAGGCGCTAAGGCCAGCTGCAGTGGGTAATTCCAGGCGCTGATAATAAGCACAGACCCATAAGGTTCTGGCTGAATAAAAGCCATAGAAGGAAAAGTGCGAAGTCCGGTGCCAACCCTGCGAGGTCTGGCCCAACTCTTTAGCTTTTTCAGACAGTGTTTAATGTCGGTATGCAGGTAATTAATTTCACTCAACAGTGCTTCAAAGGCTGGTTTTCCCAAGTCTTGTTGTAAGGCTTGTAACAGCTCATTTTCATGCGTACTCAATAACAACTGAAGCTGTTTCAGTTGCTGTTTACGCCAGTTCAGATCTTTGGTCACGCCGCTGGCAAAATACTGCTGTTGTTGGTCCAATATTTGCTGATACATAACACACCTTAGCTTTTGGCTTGTGGATACCATATTTTGTTAATCCACCATTCTTTCATTCCGGTGGGGGTGGGTACTTGCACTTCATCATCTACTTGTTTTTTGATCAAAGCACGGGCCATAGGTGCATCTATCGAAATGTAATCATTGCGGCCATAAATTTCATCAGGCCCAACAATACGAAAAGTCAGCTGTTCACCTTCGCTGTTTTCAATGGCTACCCAAGCGCCAAAAAACACCTGACCATCCTGTTGGGGAGCATAATCTACGACTTTAATTACTTCGAGACGCTTTCTTAAGTATCTGATCCGTCTATCAATTTCACGTAAAAGCTGTTTGTTGTACTTGTAGTCCGCATTCTCTGATCTATCGCCGAGGCTGGCCGCCCAAGCCACTTTAGCTGTGGTATCAGGACGTTTTTCCCGCCATAAATGGTTTAATTCCTGTTGCAAGGCTTCATAACCTTCGCGGGTGACTAACTCTGTTTTACTCATGGTATCCGGTGATTGATTTGAAAAAGAAAGAACACTGTTCTGGTCTGACTTTATAACCATTTCACAGCGAAGTGGAAAGAGAAGGCTATGATTTTCAACAGATAACTCATATGCTTAAAAAATCCCATTTTCTTTTGTGACGAAATAAAAGATTAAAAACGTATATTAATTATGCATTTACGATTGATTTGAAAAATAATTCAAAATATTTATTCACTGTCATTTAGATGTAACAAAAATATGTTAGGCGAATTTGGTTGGGCCAACTATAGTGAAAATGTGCTTAACAAAGGAGGCCAACAATGAAAGCAAAATTAACAGGTCTGATAGTCCTTGCTACGGCTCTTGTGATGACAGGGTG of Rheinheimera sp. MM224 contains these proteins:
- a CDS encoding aldehyde dehydrogenase family protein, coding for MYQQILDQQQQYFASGVTKDLNWRKQQLKQLQLLLSTHENELLQALQQDLGKPAFEALLSEINYLHTDIKHCLKKLKSWARPRRVGTGLRTFPSMAFIQPEPYGSVLIISAWNYPLQLALAPLVAVLSAGNCAVVKPSELAPATSAIMARLLPLYLDKEAVVVIEGGVPETTELLKLPFDHIMYTGNGQVGKIVLRAAAEHLTPVTLELGGKSPVYVDSSADLKLTAQRIAWGKWLNAGQTCIAPDYILAHKDIAQALAEEIKAQLHQIYGSDPKLSPDYGRMINQRHLQRVQGYLDGLAVFCGGVTDLEQLYFSPTLVLDPPLDSRLMTEEIFGPVLPLLSISGFDAAVRFVQKRDKPLSAYLFSNNSTQQQQWVEQISSGSQCINDVLMFMAVSELPFGGVGPSGMGQYSGKAGFEQFSHLKSVLKRPLWPEPPVRFAPYAEWKRKVLGWLS
- the greB gene encoding transcription elongation factor GreB, which encodes MSKTELVTREGYEALQQELNHLWREKRPDTTAKVAWAASLGDRSENADYKYNKQLLREIDRRIRYLRKRLEVIKVVDYAPQQDGQVFFGAWVAIENSEGEQLTFRIVGPDEIYGRNDYISIDAPMARALIKKQVDDEVQVPTPTGMKEWWINKIWYPQAKS
- a CDS encoding Tex family protein → MSMIIKQIALEISARPEQVAAAIQLMDEGATVPFIARYRKEVTGGLDDTQLRNLDVRLTYLRELEDRRQVIIKTIDEQGKLTPELKQELLAADNKTRLEDLYLPYKAKRRTKGQIAIEAGLEPLADALFNDPTLVPEQQAASYFNAEAGFADTKAVLDGVKYILMERFAEDAALLAKLRRHLSQNAVLKSSMVAGKEQEGAKFRDYFEHKESFKTVPSHRALAMFRGRNEGILNLQLQPDADDASAHAVCEQMIANHFDVRQQGRAADDFLRTAVQWTWKVKLHLHLENDLLGELREQAEEEAIKVFARNLKDLLMAAPAGMRATLALDPGLRTGVKVTAIDETGKLVDQTTIFPHAPQNHWDKSVRTLAALAKQHKIELIAIGNGTASRETDKLAADVIKLLPEQNISKIMVSEAGASVYSASELASQEFPDLDVSLRGAVSIGRRLQDPLAELVKVEPKAIGVGQYQHDVNQSLLAKSLDAVVEDCVNAVGVDLNMASVPLLSRVAGLNKTLAQNIVVYRDTHGRFQQRKDLLKVARLGPKAYEQAAGFLRINKGSDPLDSSSVHPEAYPLVEKILAKFGQPIEQLLGNSAFLKSLYPADFVDEHFGLPTVEDVIKELDKPGRDPRPEFKTAVFKDGVETMADLKPGMLLEGVVTNVTNFGAFVDIGVHQDGLVHISSLTDKFVSDPHQVVKAGDIVKVKVLEVELDRKRIALTMRMDEQPAVKGAGGAGKDTQRSSGSGANQSRPAKPAKTPETPNAAMGDAFAQAFAKFKK